Genomic window (Candidatus Neomarinimicrobiota bacterium):
GGATGAACCTCGGATTTCATTTCAGCTGAATTTACACATTCAGCCGGAAAGGTAAAGTAAAAAGGAAACTACCCTTTCAAAAATCTTAAAATTTCTTAAATGGGTTATCTTGACGCCATTGGTTCAAAAACCGGTCTGTTTCAAAAACTATAACCTGTTCAATCGAATGTTTTAACTGGTCCGGTGCGGCAGATCCTATGGATTGATTTTCATAGATTTTATTCACCTGAAATCCTTTTTGAAAATCGGTATAATTGAATTGATCAATAACCTGATCTACCGTAGCAGAAAAATCATAAACTGACAATTCCACCAAAAACTGGCTTATACTGTCCCCTTTGACTACCGCTTCCTCGACGTAAACTTGTAACCGCGGGTAAGCTTCCTTTTGGGAAACCTTTACATGATACTGAATCAGTTTTGATTCGACGTAAGTTTTTATTTCGGCTTTCGAAATCACATGTTCAAGTCCTATGGCAGATGCTTCAATATGATATCGATTCAGTCCTTTTAGATTTCCTTCAACCCAAGGTTGTTGCGCATACAAACATCCTACAATGATGTAAAAGAGGTAAAAACAATTTCTATGAGTTATCATTTAAAACAATTGGGAAGGGTACTCCCCATTTTCAACCATTTTTGCTATTTCTGAAACAACATACGGTTTATCCTCTTTATAGGTCACGCCAAACCATTGGGAATCGCTCCGTAGAACAAATAATAATTCGCTGCCTTTTTGAATCAGATCATTGATGACAGTGGGAATAAGAAATTCACTTTTGAGTTCTGCTCCTTCATTTATCAGGAATTCTCTAAACATCTCTTTCAAATACTCGAACAATACTGGAGTGAATCCCCACATATTCATAGATACCGGTTCATTTCCGTTCAATGAAAGATTACGGTTAGAGGTAATTCCTTCATCCGAATTTTTGAGGTCGCTTGTTTCGATTACAGTCGAAAGCATGTTTCCCTCAACCGAGCATAACCCACGGGTTACACCGCCAAAGACAGACAAAGTTTTATCCAATCGATACGCAACCATACTGAAGTTCGTGTTGTCATTTTTATAATAGTCAACAAGCTTTTGGTAGGCTTCCTTTCCATAAAAGTCATCCGCATTGATGGCTGCAAAAGGTTCATTAATCAAATTGGACGCCGACAATATAGCATGTCCGGTTCCCCAAGGTTTTTCCCGGCCTTTAGGGCAGGTAAACCCATCAGCTAAATCATGCAAATCCTGAAAAGCAAATTCAACTTGAATTTGTCCAGCATATTTATCGGTAATCTGTCTCTTGAATTGGATTTCAAAATCTTTTCGAATAATGAACACCGCTTTTGTAAATCCTGCTTGGATTGCATCGTAAACAGAATAATCAATAATCGTTTCATTGTTGGGACCTATGGCATCCAACTGTTTGAGTCCACCGTATCGCGACCCCATTCCTGCTGCCATAACTAAAAGTGTAATATCTTTCATTTAACTCCTATTTAATAAAAAGTTGAATCATTTCTAAATTTTATTTCGGGCGTTGAAATTACACATTCAAACCTTATCTTCATTCATTAAATTAGGCAGGAAAAAATATGAAAAAAATAATTCCAGTACTTCTAATTCTTTTCGCAACACCAGTTTTTTTCCAATCTTCAGTATTGGAAGAAACAGGTTACATTTTGGCCCAACAAGTGGCATTTACCGGATTGAGCGTTTTGGCAAATAAAGAAAATATGTATGGGCATCTTATCGTTGGATGTTTCGATTTGTTTTTTTCGTATGCAGGAATGCAAAATGGATTTCATAAAGAACTGAAGTCTCAGCAAATCGGATACTATTTACTCTCTGCAGGTTTTGCTGCGAAGGCGGCGTACACCATGCATTACGGAAAAGAACATTCAGACAAAACTCGGTTTTGGGCTAACTTT
Coding sequences:
- a CDS encoding nucleotidyltransferase; amino-acid sequence: MKDITLLVMAAGMGSRYGGLKQLDAIGPNNETIIDYSVYDAIQAGFTKAVFIIRKDFEIQFKRQITDKYAGQIQVEFAFQDLHDLADGFTCPKGREKPWGTGHAILSASNLINEPFAAINADDFYGKEAYQKLVDYYKNDNTNFSMVAYRLDKTLSVFGGVTRGLCSVEGNMLSTVIETSDLKNSDEGITSNRNLSLNGNEPVSMNMWGFTPVLFEYLKEMFREFLINEGAELKSEFLIPTVINDLIQKGSELLFVLRSDSQWFGVTYKEDKPYVVSEIAKMVENGEYPSQLF